A genomic stretch from Candidatus Binataceae bacterium includes:
- a CDS encoding ABC transporter substrate-binding protein — MIRTWHKRALFALAVVPAALFLFGCGKGGGELSLPHGAAVLRIADADDVPTLDPAAGYDTESWTFEQAIFDTLVRYGDDNVDLEPDLATTWESSSDARTFTFHLRRDARFSNGRAVTSDDFRYGIERVLDPATNSRGMEYYRGIVGSADFAAHRAAHVRGIETPDPFTIVFHLDSPDPIFVHKLTMPFASAIPREVAQKWGDDFSHHVVGSGAFMLQQWLGEERLVLVRNPYYFQKGQPRLDAIVDSLGVTPELQWLRYEAGDLDAVIEIPPAEFPYVMKTPRLRALTQKKTTVTTRYLGMNCQMWPFTDVRVRQAINYGIDRDKLVALLNGRGVAATGVLPPNLPGFDARLKGYSYDPKRARALLEEAHLTAGFTFELWMRADTTMLMLGQSIQQDLALVGLHVEIKPVAWGPFLEAIRDPHTVQAFLSGWEADFPDPQNFLGVLLGRDQWRANNDAFYYNPQFQELIDRASDQTDFKDRYQLYNQAEKIVVADAPWAFLYYPVVYVITQPWVHDYTLNPMRPTRFERVWVSKH, encoded by the coding sequence ATGATCCGTACTTGGCATAAGCGGGCGCTATTCGCCCTTGCGGTCGTGCCCGCCGCCCTCTTCCTTTTCGGATGCGGCAAGGGCGGTGGCGAACTCAGTCTGCCGCACGGCGCCGCGGTGTTGCGTATCGCCGATGCCGACGATGTACCCACGCTCGATCCGGCCGCGGGCTACGACACCGAGTCGTGGACCTTCGAACAGGCAATCTTCGATACCCTGGTTCGCTACGGCGACGACAACGTCGACCTTGAGCCGGATCTCGCAACCACCTGGGAGTCGTCGTCCGACGCCAGGACCTTCACCTTTCACCTGCGCCGGGATGCGCGATTTTCCAATGGCCGTGCCGTGACGAGTGACGACTTTCGTTACGGAATCGAACGGGTGCTCGATCCGGCGACCAATTCGAGGGGCATGGAATACTACCGTGGCATCGTCGGTAGCGCGGATTTCGCGGCGCATCGCGCGGCACACGTCCGCGGCATCGAGACGCCGGACCCGTTTACGATCGTGTTCCATCTCGATTCTCCGGATCCAATTTTCGTTCACAAACTGACCATGCCATTCGCGTCCGCGATTCCGCGCGAAGTCGCACAAAAGTGGGGCGACGATTTCTCGCATCACGTGGTGGGCAGCGGCGCCTTCATGCTCCAGCAATGGCTGGGCGAGGAGCGGCTCGTGCTGGTGCGCAACCCGTACTACTTCCAGAAGGGGCAGCCCCGGCTCGATGCGATCGTCGATTCGCTCGGGGTCACGCCCGAGCTGCAGTGGCTACGCTACGAAGCCGGCGACCTCGATGCGGTCATCGAGATTCCACCCGCGGAGTTTCCCTACGTCATGAAGACCCCGCGGCTGCGTGCCTTGACCCAGAAGAAAACCACGGTGACGACGCGCTATCTCGGGATGAACTGCCAAATGTGGCCGTTCACCGACGTGCGGGTGCGTCAGGCCATCAACTACGGAATCGATCGCGACAAGCTCGTGGCGCTGCTCAACGGCCGTGGCGTAGCGGCGACCGGGGTGCTGCCCCCCAACCTGCCCGGGTTCGACGCGCGCCTGAAAGGCTACTCCTACGATCCGAAGCGTGCGCGGGCGCTGCTGGAAGAAGCACACCTCACGGCCGGCTTCACTTTCGAATTGTGGATGCGCGCCGACACGACCATGTTGATGCTGGGTCAGTCGATTCAGCAGGACCTGGCCCTGGTCGGGCTGCACGTGGAAATCAAACCGGTCGCGTGGGGGCCGTTTCTCGAAGCGATTCGCGATCCCCACACGGTGCAAGCCTTCCTGTCCGGATGGGAGGCCGATTTTCCGGATCCGCAGAATTTCCTGGGCGTACTGCTCGGGCGCGACCAGTGGCGCGCCAACAACGACGCCTTCTATTACAATCCGCAATTCCAGGAGTTGATCGATCGTGCCTCCGACCAGACCGACTTCAAGGATCGTTACCAGCTTTACAATCAGGCGGAGAAAATCGTAGTCGCCGATGCGCCGTGGGCATTCCTCTACTACCCGGTGGTCTACGTGATCACCCAGCCGTGGGTCCACGACTATACGCTTAATCCCATGCGCCCAACGCGCTTTGAGCGGGTCTGGGTTTCGAAGCACTAA
- a CDS encoding MaoC/PaaZ C-terminal domain-containing protein, with translation MNAVKELAVGSHFAGVPYLLDDAAAQAYERGLKHPPRRGPRTNIHTDRVAATRAGFAAPIAAGEHTIAVAMQLVVDTFGERFFQGGAFEVAMIKPVFFGDTIAAHARIVRAEQDRLELDLWVENQHGAQVLTGTARVRAAEP, from the coding sequence GGTGAAGGAGCTGGCCGTGGGTAGTCACTTCGCTGGGGTTCCGTACCTGCTCGACGACGCCGCTGCCCAGGCTTACGAGCGTGGACTCAAGCACCCGCCGCGGCGGGGTCCGCGCACCAATATCCACACTGATCGTGTTGCAGCAACTAGGGCCGGCTTCGCTGCGCCGATTGCGGCGGGGGAACACACGATCGCTGTCGCGATGCAGCTCGTCGTCGATACCTTCGGTGAGCGGTTTTTTCAGGGCGGAGCATTTGAAGTCGCGATGATCAAACCCGTTTTCTTTGGGGATACCATCGCCGCGCACGCGCGGATTGTCCGGGCCGAGCAGGATCGTCTCGAACTCGACCTGTGGGTAGAAAATCAGCACGGCGCTCAAGTCCTCACCGGGACCGCGCGAGTGCGGGCGGCCGAACCATGA
- a CDS encoding lysylphosphatidylglycerol synthase domain-containing protein, which produces MSAAGASPQAGPVPAKKRAPLWRRMIPYAGTLFIFALIFWRIPLGKVGDALRDVPLTRFVAIFLPYSLYFFVIDSFCLTWVVRRFNAPLSWGEILPIRASMYLLAMINTNLGQGGVAYYLHRKAKIGFLGALSSILFIALLEVYQLFLFSTVGVLFYVPTEPTQARIIGVLRIVYLGAWLVLFGVIVFFALARRNARIRKWVETGRAGPVLATFLAAKPLDYLIVLAIKAPSFLGSVVAQFFALALYGITIPFFKLMLFLPLVFLAAALPIAVAHLGTSQAAWLLFFSGNATAARILAYSLAAHFTFMFCNGLIGLCFLPRATRELTAIEEPA; this is translated from the coding sequence ATGAGCGCGGCGGGAGCTTCGCCACAGGCGGGGCCGGTGCCCGCCAAGAAGCGGGCACCGCTCTGGCGGCGGATGATTCCTTATGCGGGGACACTCTTTATCTTCGCCCTGATTTTCTGGCGAATTCCGCTCGGCAAGGTCGGCGATGCGCTCCGTGATGTGCCGCTTACCAGGTTTGTCGCGATCTTTTTGCCCTACTCGCTGTATTTTTTTGTCATCGATTCATTTTGCCTGACTTGGGTCGTGCGCCGCTTCAATGCGCCGCTGAGCTGGGGAGAGATCCTGCCGATTCGCGCCAGCATGTACCTGCTGGCAATGATCAATACCAACCTCGGGCAGGGCGGTGTCGCCTACTATTTGCATCGCAAAGCCAAGATCGGATTTCTCGGTGCGCTAAGTTCGATCCTGTTCATCGCACTGCTCGAGGTCTACCAGCTCTTCTTGTTTTCCACGGTCGGAGTGTTGTTCTACGTACCCACCGAACCCACCCAGGCACGCATCATCGGGGTGCTGAGAATCGTTTACCTCGGCGCCTGGCTGGTGCTGTTTGGCGTCATCGTATTCTTCGCCCTGGCGCGTAGGAACGCACGGATTCGCAAGTGGGTCGAGACCGGAAGGGCGGGCCCCGTCCTGGCGACGTTTCTTGCCGCCAAACCGCTCGACTACCTGATCGTGCTTGCGATCAAGGCGCCCAGTTTCCTGGGCTCGGTGGTGGCGCAATTCTTCGCGCTTGCGCTTTACGGAATAACGATTCCGTTCTTCAAGCTGATGCTCTTTCTGCCGCTGGTATTTCTTGCGGCCGCACTGCCGATCGCAGTTGCTCATCTGGGGACCAGTCAGGCTGCGTGGCTGCTGTTCTTCTCCGGTAACGCGACCGCGGCGCGAATTCTCGCCTACAGCCTCGCCGCGCACTTCACCTTCATGTTCTGCAACGGCCTGATCGGCCTGTGCTTTCTGCCGCGCGCGACGCGAGAACTCACGGCGATAGAAGAACCTGCCTGA